In Pseudomonas asiatica, the following are encoded in one genomic region:
- a CDS encoding YdgA family protein: MKKSVGILSGLAIAIAVATTAGAWYTGKQLPAELDNALVRSNAELKKALVSTGGSMSIERVSLEQHFFSSTAQYRLKARDINLGEGEVVSFDVGVTDQIEHGPFPWSRVKALKLMPVLAVSNSTLQKDDATAPWFAAAGEQAPVSAQTSLGYDGNVVSQVHLAPVKLDEADGNSLDFSGMQLQVSGDQEGKASSFHGQADRFVMKLVRDDQPPATFELNGLKVGGQLAATAHEAIYVGNVDLALAETKVTLGPKQQVLVVKGLEQNALQTLEGPDTVGGRVEYKVGDITWDGRAVGKAQMAVSITSVNAPALQALSTWYQAHLPEFEAAAAAGQPVPEIQMDDEEKARFQGELQKLLAAKPRVAVENLSFRTANGESRFDLSMGFAAPASFDLPPDQLSKQLITEVKSKLSLSKPMIGDLATLQALLDGQTDAQAIAMQSSQAGEMVGMMALQSGMATVQGNDVVSSLHYADGMVDFNGKKMTVEEFAMLMAAQLAALSPQG; the protein is encoded by the coding sequence ATGAAGAAATCAGTTGGCATCCTTTCCGGCCTGGCTATCGCCATCGCCGTCGCAACCACCGCTGGCGCCTGGTACACCGGCAAGCAGCTGCCTGCGGAGCTGGACAACGCCCTGGTCCGCAGCAACGCGGAACTCAAGAAGGCCCTGGTGAGTACCGGTGGCAGCATGAGCATCGAACGGGTATCGCTGGAGCAGCATTTCTTCAGCAGTACCGCCCAGTACCGGCTCAAGGCCCGCGATATCAACCTGGGCGAAGGCGAAGTGGTGAGTTTCGACGTTGGCGTGACCGACCAGATCGAGCACGGCCCGTTCCCCTGGTCGCGGGTAAAGGCACTGAAGCTGATGCCGGTGCTGGCAGTCAGCAACAGCACGTTGCAGAAGGACGACGCCACCGCGCCGTGGTTCGCCGCAGCGGGCGAGCAGGCCCCGGTCAGCGCACAGACCAGCCTGGGCTACGACGGCAATGTGGTCAGCCAGGTGCACCTGGCTCCGGTCAAGCTCGACGAAGCGGATGGCAACAGCCTCGACTTCTCGGGCATGCAACTGCAAGTCAGTGGTGATCAGGAAGGCAAGGCTTCGAGCTTCCACGGCCAGGCCGATCGGTTCGTGATGAAACTGGTACGCGATGACCAGCCGCCTGCCACCTTCGAGCTCAATGGGCTGAAGGTCGGCGGCCAACTGGCGGCCACCGCGCACGAGGCCATCTACGTTGGCAACGTCGACCTGGCACTGGCGGAAACCAAGGTCACCCTGGGGCCGAAACAGCAGGTGCTGGTGGTCAAGGGGCTGGAGCAGAACGCCCTGCAAACCCTTGAGGGCCCGGATACCGTGGGTGGCCGCGTGGAGTACAAGGTCGGGGATATCACCTGGGATGGCCGTGCGGTGGGCAAGGCGCAGATGGCGGTGAGCATCACGTCGGTCAACGCGCCGGCGCTACAGGCGTTGTCGACGTGGTACCAGGCGCATCTGCCGGAATTCGAGGCCGCAGCTGCCGCTGGCCAGCCGGTGCCGGAAATCCAGATGGACGATGAGGAGAAGGCAAGGTTCCAGGGCGAGCTGCAGAAACTGCTGGCTGCCAAGCCCCGGGTGGCGGTGGAAAACCTGTCGTTCAGGACTGCTAATGGTGAAAGCCGCTTCGACCTGTCGATGGGCTTCGCCGCCCCGGCCAGCTTCGACCTGCCGCCTGACCAGTTGAGCAAGCAACTGATCACCGAGGTGAAGAGCAAGCTGTCGTTGTCCAAGCCGATGATCGGTGACCTGGCAACCTTGCAGGCACTGCTGGATGGCCAGACCGACGCCCAGGCCATCGCCATGCAATCGAGCCAGGCCGGGGAAATGGTCGGCATGATGGCGCTGCAGAGCGGCATGGCCACCGTGCAGGGCAATGATGTGGTGAGCAGCCTGCACTATGCCGACGGCATGGTCGACTTCAACGGCAAGAAGATGACCGTGGAAGAGTTTGCCATGCTCATGGCGGCGCAGCTGGCGGCCCTGTCGCCGCAGGGCTGA
- a CDS encoding APC family permease — MQPDHSASGNGQLRKTLRLWHVIIIGLAYLTPMTVFDTFGIVSGITAGHVPSAYILALAGILFTAVSYGTLVRRFPQSGSAYTYTQRAINPHVGFLVGWSSLLDYLLLPMVNALLAKLYLSAMFPEVPEWMWVAGFVTLISLINMRSVNLVAHFNLLFVAVQVAIIAVFIYLCVRGLDQGEGLGTAWSLLPFADNQTQLSALAAGATILCFSFLGFDAVTCLSEETRDPGKTIPRAIFLTALIGGLVFITVSYFIQAYFPTMSRFHDQEAALPEIALYVGGKLFQSIFIACTVINTIASGLASQTSVSRLLYVMGRDNVIPASLFARLHSRYKTPVLNIAVVGLISLSAIFFDLVTATSIINFGALVAFSFVNLSVINHCYLREGKRQGLANQLTYLVAPTIGFCIIVSLWLDLNAHSLLFGGVWALLGLLYLAWLTKAFRDSPPNYIAE; from the coding sequence ATGCAGCCTGACCACAGCGCTTCCGGCAACGGCCAACTCCGTAAAACCCTGCGTCTCTGGCACGTTATCATCATCGGTCTGGCCTACCTGACCCCGATGACCGTGTTCGACACCTTCGGCATCGTTTCCGGTATAACTGCCGGCCACGTACCCAGCGCCTACATCCTGGCACTGGCGGGGATCCTGTTCACCGCCGTGAGCTACGGCACCCTGGTAAGGCGCTTCCCGCAGTCGGGCTCGGCCTACACCTACACCCAGCGCGCGATCAACCCGCACGTCGGCTTTCTGGTCGGCTGGTCGTCGTTGCTGGACTACCTGCTGCTGCCAATGGTCAACGCCTTGCTGGCCAAGCTGTACCTTTCGGCCATGTTCCCGGAAGTACCGGAATGGATGTGGGTGGCAGGCTTCGTAACCCTGATCAGCCTGATCAACATGCGCAGCGTGAACCTGGTGGCGCACTTCAACCTGCTGTTCGTGGCCGTGCAGGTGGCGATCATCGCCGTGTTCATCTACCTGTGCGTGCGCGGCCTGGACCAGGGTGAAGGGCTAGGTACCGCCTGGAGCCTGCTGCCGTTCGCCGACAATCAGACCCAGCTCAGCGCCCTGGCCGCCGGTGCGACCATCCTGTGCTTCTCGTTCCTCGGCTTCGACGCGGTGACCTGCCTGTCCGAAGAAACCCGCGACCCGGGCAAGACCATCCCTCGCGCGATCTTCCTCACCGCCCTGATTGGCGGCCTGGTGTTCATCACCGTGTCGTACTTCATCCAGGCCTACTTCCCGACCATGTCCCGTTTCCACGACCAGGAAGCAGCACTGCCGGAAATCGCCCTGTACGTCGGCGGCAAGCTGTTCCAGTCGATCTTCATCGCCTGCACCGTGATCAACACCATCGCCTCGGGCCTGGCCTCGCAGACCAGCGTGTCGCGCCTGCTGTACGTGATGGGCCGCGACAATGTGATCCCGGCCAGCCTGTTCGCCCGCCTGCACTCGCGTTACAAGACGCCAGTGCTGAATATTGCGGTGGTGGGGCTGATTTCGCTGTCGGCGATCTTCTTCGACCTGGTTACCGCCACCTCGATCATCAACTTCGGTGCGCTGGTCGCGTTCAGCTTCGTCAACCTGTCGGTGATCAACCACTGCTACCTGCGCGAAGGCAAGCGCCAGGGCCTGGCCAACCAGCTGACATACCTGGTGGCACCCACCATCGGCTTCTGCATCATCGTCTCGCTGTGGCTGGACCTGAACGCACACTCGCTGCTGTTCGGTGGCGTCTGGGCACTGCTCGGCCTGCTGTACCTGGCCTGGCTGACCAAAGCCTTCAGGGACTCCCCACCCAACTACATCGCTGAATGA